Part of the Chaetodon trifascialis isolate fChaTrf1 chromosome 1, fChaTrf1.hap1, whole genome shotgun sequence genome, tcctcgcttgtgaatgactgagcctttccaggatgcccctttcatacccaatcatgatactatcacctgttaccagtgaacctgtttacctgtggaatgttccaaacaggtgtttttggagcattccacatctttcccagtctttagctgctcatgtccgatgaggtaaaacattagatatactgtctttgtactgttttcaattgagtatatgtcaaaaagaattagCAAACATTCTGTTCTAGTTACGTTTTACACaacgtcccaacttttttggaatcggagTTGCAGTTTGAGCGGTTTCCTTCAAGACTAACATGTAGTGCAATGCACCTCACCTTAAGGACTCTTCCTCTGAACAAGGTCTCATGCAAACCAATAGCGCTATTCACAGAGTCTCGATCAGAGAACTCAATGTAAGCGAAGCTGTGAAAGGGGAGAGCAAAGACCAACGATAAATAAACTCTGccaacatgctaacagttgtATTCTCCAGTCGAACGTCATCAGATAGATGCAAGTATAAGGCACATGCACGGGTTGAACGCACCCCTTGGGATGGCCGGAGAACCTGTCACACAGGATGGTAACTCGGTTGACAGGACCGCAGCCGTTGAAATGGATCTCCAGCTCATCTGCAGTGGCTCCGTAGTCTACCTGGGATTTTATTCAACAGAGTGTCAGATCAGAGGTGTGAAAAACACATGCTGAGTATGAAGAAAAGACAGATATAAAAGTCTTACATTTCCTACATAGACTGATCTGTTGTCTGCGTCTATCCTCTCCTCAGGAGTCATATTGTAGAAAGGTCCTGTGGAGGATACAACAATTGTAATTGCACAATTGTATACATTGCTTTTGTGCATGCAATGTAAAGAATGTACCGTCTACACAGGGGGCCACTGCAGGTCACATAAGATAATGATTACTTTCACTGATGTATCTATTTCTTGCACCACCTTTGACAATATATATCTAAGAATCTGGCTCCTGTCtgattgcatgtctgttgtGAGGAGGAACCaaagggaggaaggggagagcGAAAGGGATGAGatgcacagaggcagaaaatcgCCACAGGCAGAGTGGAGGACCCTTCTGGTTCTCTGGGGCTCACTGCTCCGTCTCATTGGGCAGTGATGAGGCACATGTGAAGTGTCCCAGGTGTTAGCCAGATGGTGGAAATGTGGCTACCTCACCTGcctggaggctgcagtgctaCACACCTGGCTAACAATACACTGTCCAGGCTTCCAAAATGCATAATCAGCATTCAGCTGCACAGCAATGTGACACAATAACAACCCACGAGGTGGATAAGACCCGTGGGCTGTCTCACCAGGTCGAGGGCTGCTGGTCAGGAGCTGCATGTCTCCTGCCtcacacctctcctcctcctccttcagtctctccgtctcctcttcCATCTCCAGCTCCTGAACCCTGGCCTTGATGGCTGCCAGCtcctgagaaaaaacaaacatggaaaccAGAGCATGAAGTCACTATGGACTAAAGCAGGGTCTGAAAACCAGACTGGTGACAAATTAAAAGGAAATGAGTGCAGAAACATATTGGATTAAGTGCGTAAGGGGTCACTGAATGGGCTGACAATGAAAATCAAGTCAATCACATGCTGTCCAGAGTAGAAGATCTCAACCCGATTTAACACCTATAGGATATTCTGGATCATcagaattctgattctgatcaaaAAACACTAAATAAGACAATATATTTTTGATGAACAGTGTTCAGTGAAGAGAAGCATTAAAAGCTGTTAGTGGCCCAGCATCTTAATGTACTGCTGGCTTTTCCGTTAATATGTCACCCATCTGTGTATTGATTTTGATATAAAAAAAGATAGAGAGTGATAGCGTGAAAcaaccagaatgaatgaactgCTTGGCCAACATGTTATTTATTTCTGAACAAAAGTTCTCTATGCAAACAACACGTGAAAGCACCAAatgcttccaaaaaaaaaatacgcTTGTTCAATCAAAAATATATATGCAAATGTGAATGACACGTTTTATTTTGCTCAGGTAAACGGTCATGTAGCTGGCCTGTGATTTTAGCACCATGTCTGTGCGTAAAACAGGCTTTTTCCATTATTTCAGAGGCTGAATCATCACTTAGATCCTCTCTGTGTGTTCCTCAGCCTGGACATGCAGTGCACCTGCTTGGCTCCATGCCGAACAACTCACTCAGCATGTTATAACGGGATGTGACTCACTGATGTCGTTTTTTGCACATAACGTGTATCGGTGATACAACGATCCCACATAGCATAGCTTATTTCTGCGCTTGTTTGTCCAACGTGACCATCGCTGCTCGCCCTGCTGGCGTGCGTACAGACCAACAAACGTGACGGCCGCCTTTCGATCCACTACAAACATAACGATACCCACCGGGTCCTCGGCGAAATGTTCCCCGATGGACTCGCCCTCCAGGTAGCCGTACTCCAGATGATTTTCCGCCATGCTCACTGCTCAAACATGGCATCTGCAAAGCCGACTGCAGCCTGCCAAGAAACCGCCACAGAAAATGTTCCTCACAGTAAGGAGACGGGTTGATGGTCCACAGACGCGACACCTGACAGCATATGAGCTAAGCTAATAGATAACACCTGTGAATGAGGCTCACGACGCGCTCCGTTGATTGACAGTAGCGCGCACGTGAGACAGACGCTGGAGGAGGGTGTCCACGTCCCAGTGGCGCATCAACAAGGGGTCCATCCCCTCCTCTGCCCCTGGCACCCACACCTCACCCCATGATAAAACTACGAAAATAAATAATACCATACATTCTTTTATTGTAAATGGTttaattcattaaaatacaaCGTCTTTGGTAAATTTGGTAGTATGGTggtacaaaaaaaaggaaaattctAGTAATCCTTAGATgtcataagataagataagataagataagatacgataagataagataagataagataagataagataagataagatcagcTTTATtcatcccacactggggaaatgtAGTTGTTACAGagagcaagaataaaaaggagatgtagaaaaagaacaaatagacaataagataagataagataagataagataagataagataagataagataagataagataagataagataagataagataggactttattaATCGCACACTGAGGAAAtgaagtcgttacagccagcaagtattaaaaaagaatggataatgtgagcatatattagcacTGATAACAGTAGTGAAAAAGaaagtgggtttatgatgtagaattgagaaaagacagcatcaacacagtgctacatcaCAGGATGATGGcattaaacagtctgacagctgttgggatgaaggacctggcGTTCTTTCTTGTACACTGGATTAGACTTACAGTAGACTGAACTTCATTGATCCCagtttgggaaattcttttggatgcagcagtctgctacCGAAGGAGCTGTTTAAGCACTgtactgtctcatgcaggggaCAGTTTGACTTTTGAAGGAAAAGTAAAGGGTGTTGCTAATAACATTAACTGTGGCTCTGTTTATGTGTCCCAATAATTCACAACTGGTGACAACCAGCTCCTCTGAGTAAACGGGTGGAGCGTTGTGTATACAAAGAAGAAATAACCCAATTCAAAAACATGTAGGGAGAAGTATTGCATTAAGTAAGTATTGCTAACTTCAGGGTTACTGTGTGAGGCAGTATTGCATATATTCAGTTGTTCCGACTCATCATTGAAGTTATGTGACATTTATGTGAGTGAATTGACTCTCAAAACCCACAACACTTTTATGATTGCACTGTTCCATCGAATGGGCATATAAAGCAGTCATTTTCATGTGGTGGGACCCGTTTTCAGAGGGGTCGGGGCCCTTTCCctggacaaaaaaaattaataaaaaatgttgtgcttttattttgaaggggattttttaTGCTGCAGAGTGCCGTCTTTTTTCCTGGATTTGGGTCAGGGCTTGTCATTAAGGGATGATGGTGGGTCCCGAAGCCAAACCACTGTTCTAGACACTTTGTGCAAATTCATTCTGACATGTTCACTATCAATGGAAACTGGGATCTCCACAAGAAGTAGAAATAAGTTTTAAATTTTAGGTTTTTCTGCACACCTCGAGTCTGTAATGACTAAATCACCAGCAGCTCATGGGGTTTGAGAGGATAAATAACCTGGCCAGAGTGTTCAATAGATTAAATTGTAtcaaatttatttattgtgtgaacTCCTTTGAGAGACACTGTATGAATATAAGTCTTTAAGCATCTTTcaagctgctgcttttaactggttcgtctcatacctcactgactgacacttctttgtaagttgggatgcatgctcctcaggaacccatgagatcaagtgtggggttccccaggggtcaattttaggcccaactctttttaatctttacatgctacCCCGCGGGAcatcatcaggaggcacggcatcagcttccatagttatgctgatgatacgcaactgtacattgccatgtctcctgatgacacagggccaattgatgccctttttaactgcattttagacatcaagtcatggattGCAGAAAATTTCAttcagctcaaccaggacaaaacagaggtcttagtaattggtcctgaaggccagagagagaaacttttaccaaaactaaaagatcttaaacaaacacattctgtaaaaaaaatctgggcgtgatttttgactctgagcttacgtttattccacacatcaaaaacataacaaagataggtttttaccatcttaagaatatagccagagtccgcccgtttctctctcaggccagcacggaggttTTGATGCAcgcttttatctcttgtcgcttagattattgtaatgccctgctctctggtcttcccaaaaagagtatctcCAATCTTCAATTACTACAGAATTCAGCTGCAtgagtgctgacgaggaccagagggcgggagcacattacaccagttttaaaatcgctgcattggctccccgtgtgtttcaggatagattttaaggttcttttattaatttttaaaaCTTGTGCCTTCTTATTTATCGGACCTACTTTTAccctatcaaccctcgcggaccctgaggtcctccagctctggcctcttaaccataccacaagtaagaactaaaacacatgggaggcggcttttagttattatggccccccattgtggaacagcctcagtgccgcagagactgttgacgtttttaaaaagaggctcaataCCCACCTTTTAAAccaggctttcaattgatttgtttgatttatcttattcctttaatcaggcttcttatcatatttaatctttatttgtatcttattttagttgtatgttttaatgacatgtttaattactatttatttcatttattcgttcattttgttttattttatgtttatgccttagtcccttggtttttagctgcagtgtttcctcatgggggcccaCCACACTGGGAGCTGATTTTGGTGtactgatgggggcgctgcCGAGGGGAcggctctggcctggatggctggaggcctctgcaccttggtgtggggcctcctgtctgcctgggtcctctctggtactgtttttaaatggttttactcctatctcacagaccgttgtttctatgtaagtttggatacatgttcctccggaacccgtgaaatgaaatgtggggtaccccaagggtcaattttaggtccagtactttttaatctttacatgcttccccttggggatgtcatcaggagacacggcatcagtttccatagccacgctgatgatacacagctttacattgccgtgtctcctgatgacatggggcctattgataaccttttaaactgtattttagacattaagtcatggatggcagaaaacttcctacagctcaaccaggctaaaacagaggttttagttattggtcctgaaggcaagagagagacacttttaccaaaac contains:
- the pabpn1l gene encoding embryonic polyadenylate-binding protein 2; the protein is MAENHLEYGYLEGESIGEHFAEDPELAAIKARVQELEMEEETERLKEEEERCEAGDMQLLTSSPRPGPFYNMTPEERIDADNRSVYVGNVDYGATADELEIHFNGCGPVNRVTILCDRFSGHPKGFAYIEFSDRDSVNSAIGLHETLFRGRVLKVMPKRTNMPGISTTDRGGHRGGHSRGRGRGFRPPRYQNSSRGRFRYQSTRPQHQTPHPYYGGPSVGKRQWGHMDYHEQMPKRYPCLLLITPPSEELGAGSSGQHYPQQR